The Cucurbita pepo subsp. pepo cultivar mu-cu-16 unplaced genomic scaffold, ASM280686v2 Cp4.1_scaffold000606, whole genome shotgun sequence genome segment TTTGATCATAATAGGTGGCTTTTTGAAACAAAGGGTACTTACGGGTACGGAAATGCTATATGGCCAAAGGAAGGGGATATGGGAAATGGAAATGATCAAAACGATGAGGTTGTTGAGCCAAAAGAATTTATGAACAAACCATGGAGGCCATTGACACGGAAACTTAAAATTCGTGCTGCTGTTCTCAGCCCATATAGGTATGATTCTCTGCTACACAGGATGAAAAAGTTGCAGTATGTCGATAGTATTATTTAATGCGTATCAGTTATCCATGATTAGACATAGACCACCCATTTTAGTTTCGATTCACATTATGATTTGAATTGTATATTTGGTGCTCGAATTCATTTTTCCATTCCCGTTACGACTGATTAACTTTTGATATGCAATACGTTTCCTCACAGGCTTCTAATTCTCGTTCGTATGGTTATTCTTGGATTATTTTTGGCTTGGAGGATTCGACATCCAAACACAGATGCCTATTGGTTGTGGGCGATGTCAATTGTTTGTGAAATATGGTTCGCTTTTTCTTGGCTTCTTGATCAATTGCCCAAGCTTTGCCCTATAAATCGAGCCACGGATCTTAATGTTCTGAAGGAGAAGTTCGAAACACCTAGCCCTAGTAATCCTACTGGAAAATCTGATCTTCCAGGAATAGATGTCTTTGTTTCTACTGCAGACCCAGAAAAAGAGCCTCCTCTTGTTACTGCAAACACAATCTTGTCAATTTTAGCTGCTGATTATCCTGTTGAAAAGCTCGCTTGCTATGTTTCGGATGATGGAGGTGCACTTCTAACCTTTGAAGCCATGGCAGAAGCAGCAAGTTTTGCTAACACATGGGTTCCTTTCTGTCGAAAGCATGATATTGAACCTAGGAATCCCGAGTCTTACTTCAATTTGAAGAGAGATCCGTTCAAGAATAAAGTGCGATCCGATTTTGTCAAGGATCGCAGACGTGTGAAACGTGAGTATGATGAGTTCAAGGTTCGGATAAATGGCCTTCCTGATTCTATTCGACGTCGATCTGATGCTTATCATGCAAGGGAGGAAATCAAAGCTATGAAGCGTCAGAGGCAAAATGTGGTTGATGATGAACCTCTGGAGACCATAAAGATTCCTAAAGCAACATGGATGGCCGACGGAACCCATTGGCCTGGAACTTGGATGCAACCTTCTGCTGAGCACTCCAAGGGTGACCACGCTGGTATAATACAGGTACTTATTTAAGGTCATTGCAATATAATTATCATCTGCTTGCCGATCATTCCGGCACGAagtcaaaatgaaataaaagaaaacgaaaatttGACTTCGTTTGTGAAAATGTAGCTGTAGCTTTTTATGTTCTCTGCATTCATTCATATTAGAtatgtttttagatttttttttggagtaaaGAAACAAATGTTGGAAGAAACAGTTGGGAAGTAGAGGGTTTCTAATAATCGTTCGTATGCAGGTGATGCTTAAACCTCCGAGCGATGAGCCGTTACATGGAAGTGCTGATGAAATTAAGTTAATTGACCTATCGGAGGTTGACATCCGTCTTCCTTTACTTGTTTATGTCTCTCGAGAAAAACGTCCTGGCTATGATCATAACAAAAAAGCAGGGGCCATGAATGCTCTAGTTCGAGCATCGGCTATTATGTCAAATGGGCCATTCATCCTCAACCTTGATTGTGATCATTATATCTACAACTCCCAGGCAATGAGAGAAGGAATGTGTTTCATGATGGACCGTGGAGGTGATCGTATTTGTTACGTTCAGTTCCCTCAAAGGTTTGAGGGCATTGATCCTTCAGATCGATATGCCAATCACAACACGGTGTTCTTCGACGTTAACATGCGAGCCCTTGACGGGCTTCAAGGTCCAGTATATGTTGGAACAGGATGTCTATTTAGACGGATTGCCCTTTATGGTTTTGACCCGCATAGATCAAAAGAGCAGCACCCGAGTTGTTGTAGCTGCTGCTTTGGTAAACGTAAAAAGCATACATCGATTGCAAATGGCTCTGAAGAGCATAGAGGCCTAAGAATGGGTGATTctgatgatgaagaaatggACCTATCCTTGTTCCCAAAAAGGTTCGGAAATTCTGCTTTTCTTGTTGATTCGATTCCAATTGCGGAGTTTCAAGGACGACCATTAGCTGATCACCCGGCTGTGAAATATGGACGTCCTCCCGGTGCTCTTACCATTCCTCGTGAGCTTCTGGATGCATCGACTGTTGCAGAGGCGATCAGTGCCATTTCTTGTTGGTATGAAGATAAGACCGAATGGGGCCAACGGGTTGGGTGGATTTATGGATCTGTCACAGAAGATGTGGTCACCGGGTACAGGATGCATAATAGGGGATGGAAGTCCATTTACTGCGTAACGAAACGTGATGCTTTTCGTGGAACTGCGCCCATTAATCTCACTGATAGGCTACATCAAGTCCTCCGATGGGCTACCGGGTCGGTGGAGATTTTCTTCTCCAGAAATAATGCACTCTTGGCTAGTTCAAGAATGAAGATTCTGCAAAGAATAGCCTACCTTAACGTTGGAATCTACCCGTTCACGTCCATCTTCCTCATAGTCTACTGTTTCCTCCCTGCACTCTCCCTATTTTCGGGTCAATTTATCGTTCAGACTCTAAATGTCACTTTCCTCACCTATCTTTTAGGCATCACCATCACTTTATGCCTGCTTGCTGTTCTTGAAATTAAATGGTCTGGTATTGAATTAGAAGAATGGTGGAGAAATGAGCAGTTTTGGTTGATTGGAGGCACCAGTGCTCATCTTGCTGCTGTGCTTCAGGGTTTACTAAAAGTAATTGCTGGGATTGAAATCTCTTTCACTTTGACATCCAAATCATCTGGTGACGATGTGGACGACGAATTTGCCGATCTCTACATCGTGAAATGGACGTCCCTCATGATTCCGCCTATTACGATCATGATGATCAACCTAATCGCCATTGCAGTCGGGGTCAGCCGTACAATCTACAGTACAATTCCACAGTGGAGTCGCTTGATAGGTGGTGTTTTCTTCAGTTTCTGGGTTCTGGTTCATCTCTACCCGTTCGCGAAGGGGCTCAtgggaagaagaggaaggacGCCGACCATTGTTTTCGTGTGGTCGGGACTTATCGCCATCACCATATCTCTTCTCTGGGTAGCCATTAGTCCCCCAAGTGGTGCAAATGAAATTGGAGGTTCGTTCTCTTTCCCTTGAGAGGTGATTGATATGAATCTAGCAATGTTCTTTAGTTCTTTATCTGGTTTATAAAGCCATCGTTGTTGTTTTATTGCTTTGGAAACCATGTCCTAAAGCCATTGCCTTGGGACTGTTTTAGTTAGAATTGTATTAAGAATAGAAACACATCATTTCTTCATATGTAACCATGTAGGATATCTgcaacttttattattttatgatcaTGTTATTCATTTTTAGTCTCCTTCCTATGATTCGATTGATCGAGAACGCTCAAATTAAGGAATGAATCACAAGGTGAATTGTAAGCCTCAACAATTAAGAGACGAACATTTTTTTAGGACTAGCTTGCTTCCCATTGCTCGAAAAACTTATTTACGTTCATATTATTTCTTGAATGGCCATGATACTTTGATATTTGTGTTTATATGACTGAATTCCTCACTATCATCCGTTagaggagagatttctacatctttataaggaatgttatTAGTCTAACGCTTTTGTAATGCGTTTGTTAgtggagaggtttctacacccttatgagaaatgtttcgttctcttgtCTACTACGTATGAcattagcctcacgattttaaaatggtttgttaggggagaggtttccacatctttataagcaATGTTATTAGCCTAATCATATTAAAATGCTTCGGTTAGTGGAggggtttctacactcttaccaagaatgtttcgttctcctctccaatcgacatgggatctcacggttttaaaagtttgagtttaaaaatttaaccgTAGTTAGGTAAAGATTTGGTAGAAAGGCATATAAGAAGAGGTCAATGAAGAAAAGGCGAATAAGTCAATGAATTTGTTGTAATTTTCTCACAAACAAaagcatttatttatttatttaaatttgaccATTCGTAGATGAACTAATAAttcttgaatgattataaatgGTAGGTGAATGATAAATTAGAGTTATGAcggctttttatttattttaaggttaCATTTATATAACGATTaattatggtaaaaaaaaaaaaaactattacaAAGATTATAATGGTTGAAATGCCTCGTTAAAAGTCAAAAGGCcggactaagtttctttgcaattttatatttttagattgtaTGCTCACAATCATTCCGTGtcatttattcattttgacTCTAAATCAACcgctatttttctattttgacGTTGATTTATTTGcccaaatttatataaatgtccaatttttaaaaatatttgaggtTGGTCAATGCCCAACCAAGTAAGAAACTATACATATCCCTATGGTTTACTTTAATTATtgcaaaattgaaaatatggtaaagaaaaaaaaagggtaatatttttcataacgGCCTCGgattcatattaatttttttagggtATTAAGGCTAACAACGCGAGTTTAGtgcaaaattttcatattcttctACGGTGTGCTTTTCGATGAACTGTGAGaccttttttatctttaacaAGAGCATTTTAAATGttgaaactttttttcttcttcaacaagCTAAGTCAAACGACGAGTTGTTGTTCTGGTTGTTGGTATGTTATGTACGACAAAACATTGTCTAGTCTATTGCAACGGTGAACTTCCGAgctgtaaaataaatataaaatgcttaataaactatataatatagcATTTGGAAGactaaaaatgaagatttaattaCTACAACAAACATGACGATGATTTAAGAGTAATACGTGGAAATTCTTGTCTTTATATgagaatatataataaaatatgaacaaataattcaaaaaaaaaaaataataataataataataattgagagGGTGATGACGTGGCGTGTGagaataattatgaatataataaaatagaaatgacAGACTCCGTGAATTGCGGCGGAAGAAATTGGAATGTTCGaagtcaaaattttgatttctcattattataaaataaaatttctataataattaatattatctaAAGTCTATCTTAAACAATTGCATCATAAATGTATAAAAAAGTCAATTAATTTGGATAACTTaacctaaattataaatgtcgggtcggttagattttttttgtgttttaactaggttgaattttttgaaaatcgaaaattcAGGTCAGCTTgtgagttgacattttttgatTGAGTCAACTCGACCATCATGAAAATAGGATTACAACCCAACTCTATcctatttttaagattattatgaatattaagaatatttgacgtttgtaacaAATGTTAGTGATGTAGTTTGActtgtgaattttatatttgagatTTATAGTTAAcgattgggttgagttaggtAGTGAACTCTATTAAGGTATAGGTCGTGAGGTAGTTGCTTGGCGAACAAGATAAGGCGGTAGTGtgcaataatttttattttaatagttgATAGGTGGTTACCGTATATTTTCGGTTCAAAAgctatattatttatatattcttgtttaaaattaaatgcgTAGATCCATGACTTAATTtgcaaatgttttatttcaaatttgtaaattaaggCAATCATGTAATGACGTCTCTAATTAGgcaagaaaattaggggcgttacacaACGACTTGCATATGGCTCTGTTTAGTCGATCTCTCTACGCCCAACTCCAACAATTCGGCTTGATTCTTGACTCAACTTGATTGCTTATTCGGCTTGGAATAGGGTATTTGCTATCGTTTCCTATATTTTCGACCATTCTAGAGTTGTTTTTGACCTTATTGGAGGTGTTTAAGCTCAATTTAACCCTAAATTGCTCAAATTAAGATACCTTGTGGGTAATATAGGTTAGAATGAACGATAAGGAGCATCTCAAACCATCTTTAGTATTATTGGTTAATTTCGATtcaggccaaccaagtaaatgACTCCATTATCGATTtggtttgaataattatttttttgtatgacGACACATGCCCTGTGGTccttacataaaataattaagccATGTTATGCATGTTTGACCATGTTACGATATATCATGCTATGATGGGTCACGTCATGAATAAAAGCTATATTATAATATGATCACACCATGTTGTATAAAAGTGTCATAAATTTAGAATGCTAAGTCATGAAAGCTAAGCTATGTATGAACGAACGCATGAGAATTATGTAAACATAACTCACACACTTACTGTATTATAGATGTATGGAGGTTCGTCTGCATCATGTATTATGAGGTGTTCGATATAGAGCCCATCAGAGAGTACTAGACCAACAAGCtattgaacacaactctctgtgAAAAACACTCACACACTTCgttaagaccaatcgagaacAGATTTACAAGACACTGTGTAGAATACTACTGCTTTGTATTGCTTGGGATTTCTTAGGACGATGAACTAAATAGGATGGAGGAGTATTTATACTAGATGATGGGtaatctattcctaaaatttctggACGcgtttaaatcattttcctaaatttattcctaaaattcctaaatcattttcttaacctaCAATGTTGGGTTTAACTCTACTCgactagtgatgatattttaacacaaGCCATGCATAGGGAGTGTGCAAGCTCACCTAGTGGGCCTATGCTCGCACACATGGGTCGTATATAGAGAAGTATTACACATCCAATCTTGCTAGGATTAGAAAGCTGCCTAAGGCCAATGGTGGGATTACTTACCGAGCTTTTCTTAGTTAAGTGCTACTCTTACATTTTAGGCAAAGGTAAGGCCCCTGTATGAATGACGGCGACATCACGTTGAAGATCATAAAACTAGTGTTATCAGGGGCAAAAAGACGATAAGTAGATACAtaatttcttttgtgtttagacaacaaaaaaacagacAATGACAAAGCGATCTTTGATAGATTGATCAACGTAAGAAGAACGCTCGACCGAAGGAATGAGTCATTATCAGCCTCAATGTTAGAAGAACGAGTAGTTGCATTTAATTGAATAATCatcgataaaaaaatattttattatatatttagagaacacaaaacatttatttctttacaAGCTTAATgagtaaaagaacaaaaaatagttGAATAAGCTACACTTTCATATCATTCCTCACAACATTACTAAAGTGTTTAATGTTTTGAATCACctattttggaaattaaagACCTTGATAGAGAACGCAAAGATGAACCCAAATAACACAGTAAACCCCACATGAACTGCTGCAACAATCCCCAAAAAGTCATACTTGTACCCGAAGTAACTTCTCACGAACTCCGCCACGGTTTGGTTCGAGTCCATTCGGTCTTCTATGTCCCCAAATTGGGATGTCACCAACCCATATAGTGTCCATGCCACAGGACATATCCAATAGTACCATCTCCACCATATTGGGATTTTCTGTCACACGTTTCGGGATAAAAATATGTTAGAACGTTAGGTTCGATTGTTTCGAATGTGATatcagaaggaaaagaaacggACTCACCGTTCGAGGGATGATGAACCCGGAGAATAGGTTCCAAAAGCCATAGAAAGCAGATGAAACAATGGCAGCAATGTTGTGGTTAGGAGTTACAGCCACAGTCATCATCCCATAAAATGTGAAGTACAAAAGAGTGAAGTACATGAAGAAAATGTACCAAAAGAACTTAGCAGCAGTCCATTCAAATCCAATCATTCCATATACTATAACCCCATACACGATTGTTTGGATGAATATATATGGAAGTTCAATCACAACCTgcatcaaaaaaaaaaaaaaaaaac includes the following:
- the LOC111785630 gene encoding cellulose synthase-like protein D2, coding for HNRWLFETKGTYGYGNAIWPKEGDMGNGNDQNDEVVEPKEFMNKPWRPLTRKLKIRAAVLSPYRLLILVRMVILGLFLAWRIRHPNTDAYWLWAMSIVCEIWFAFSWLLDQLPKLCPINRATDLNVLKEKFETPSPSNPTGKSDLPGIDVFVSTADPEKEPPLVTANTILSILAADYPVEKLACYVSDDGGALLTFEAMAEAASFANTWVPFCRKHDIEPRNPESYFNLKRDPFKNKVRSDFVKDRRRVKREYDEFKVRINGLPDSIRRRSDAYHAREEIKAMKRQRQNVVDDEPLETIKIPKATWMADGTHWPGTWMQPSAEHSKGDHAGIIQVMLKPPSDEPLHGSADEIKLIDLSEVDIRLPLLVYVSREKRPGYDHNKKAGAMNALVRASAIMSNGPFILNLDCDHYIYNSQAMREGMCFMMDRGGDRICYVQFPQRFEGIDPSDRYANHNTVFFDVNMRALDGLQGPVYVGTGCLFRRIALYGFDPHRSKEQHPSCCSCCFGKRKKHTSIANGSEEHRGLRMGDSDDEEMDLSLFPKRFGNSAFLVDSIPIAEFQGRPLADHPAVKYGRPPGALTIPRELLDASTVAEAISAISCWYEDKTEWGQRVGWIYGSVTEDVVTGYRMHNRGWKSIYCVTKRDAFRGTAPINLTDRLHQVLRWATGSVEIFFSRNNALLASSRMKILQRIAYLNVGIYPFTSIFLIVYCFLPALSLFSGQFIVQTLNVTFLTYLLGITITLCLLAVLEIKWSGIELEEWWRNEQFWLIGGTSAHLAAVLQGLLKVIAGIEISFTLTSKSSGDDVDDEFADLYIVKWTSLMIPPITIMMINLIAIAVGVSRTIYSTIPQWSRLIGGVFFSFWVLVHLYPFAKGLMGRRGRTPTIVFVWSGLIAITISLLWVAISPPSGANEIGGSFSFP